A genomic stretch from Bradyrhizobium sp. 195 includes:
- a CDS encoding IclR family transcriptional regulator: protein MDRTRVARNAMAPRQGAQAIRRALAVLRILAAGREAGVPLADVVRATGLTRPTVHRIVHVLIEEGIVERNERSGRYAIGNQVPELALARPRPSRLLIAANPSLQRASAEIGDTLFLTVRTGNDTLCVDRRIGVYPIQVLSIEIGARRPLGVSSAGVAILAAMPAQDARKIVAANEKRFEAYQTDVAAVMSHVTTARRRGYNMREIGLVQGTKSISTWIKTPDGQPAAAITVSAVRTRLGPRREQEVAEILLREARIIEQAIRG from the coding sequence ATGGACAGAACCAGAGTAGCCCGCAACGCGATGGCACCGCGGCAGGGCGCGCAGGCAATCCGCCGCGCGCTCGCGGTGCTGCGCATTCTCGCCGCAGGCCGCGAGGCCGGTGTGCCATTGGCCGACGTCGTGCGCGCGACCGGCCTCACCCGACCGACCGTGCATCGCATCGTGCACGTGCTGATCGAGGAAGGCATCGTCGAGCGGAACGAGCGGAGCGGCCGCTACGCGATCGGCAACCAGGTGCCGGAACTGGCGCTGGCCCGGCCGCGGCCGTCGCGGCTGCTGATTGCCGCCAATCCGTCGCTGCAACGTGCCTCCGCCGAGATCGGCGACACGCTGTTCCTGACGGTTCGCACCGGCAACGACACGCTGTGCGTCGATCGCAGGATCGGCGTCTATCCGATCCAGGTGCTGTCGATCGAGATCGGCGCGCGCCGGCCGCTCGGCGTCTCCAGCGCGGGCGTCGCCATCCTCGCCGCGATGCCGGCGCAGGACGCGCGAAAGATCGTCGCAGCCAACGAAAAGAGGTTCGAGGCCTACCAGACCGACGTCGCCGCCGTGATGAGCCATGTCACCACGGCGCGGCGGCGAGGCTACAACATGAGAGAGATCGGCCTCGTGCAGGGCACGAAATCGATCTCGACCTGGATCAAGACCCCGGATGGGCAGCCGGCTGCGGCGATCACGGTCTCCGCCGTTCGGACGAGGCTCGGGCCAAGGCGCGAACAGGAGGTCGCGGAGATATTGCTGCGGGAGGCGCGGATCATCGAGCAGGCCATTCGCGGCTAA
- a CDS encoding DUF6496 domain-containing protein — translation MPRQEIIRKAKQDKRAGKSASTQAGEFVKDEIDRIRKGKHGARSTKQAIAIGLSEARRAGVDLPPRKGRTKKATRRSAKYAYEVGQGKRTPKRRPKVSRAVENVLKKEPRSTASRSALSKQGKRAASRRTAASRSAAARKASHTKGAKVRSAAAKKAARTRTRRRS, via the coding sequence ATGCCAAGACAGGAAATCATTCGCAAAGCGAAGCAGGACAAGCGCGCCGGCAAATCGGCAAGCACGCAGGCCGGCGAATTCGTCAAGGATGAGATCGACAGGATCCGCAAAGGCAAGCACGGCGCACGCTCGACGAAGCAGGCCATCGCCATCGGCCTGTCGGAGGCGCGCCGCGCCGGCGTCGACCTGCCGCCGCGCAAGGGACGCACCAAGAAAGCGACGCGCCGCAGCGCCAAATACGCCTACGAGGTCGGCCAGGGCAAACGCACGCCGAAGCGCCGGCCGAAAGTGTCGCGCGCGGTCGAGAACGTCCTGAAGAAGGAGCCGCGCTCGACCGCATCGCGGAGCGCGCTGTCGAAGCAGGGCAAGCGTGCTGCAAGCCGGCGAACCGCCGCGTCGCGTTCGGCCGCCGCGCGAAAGGCGAGCCACACCAAGGGTGCCAAGGTGCGGTCCGCTGCAGCAAAGAAGGCAGCGCGCACCAGGACGCGCCGCCGGAGCTGA
- the hpaH gene encoding 2-oxo-hept-4-ene-1,7-dioate hydratase, with protein sequence MLDSATIERLAARLDEAERTKSLIPMFTKEYPDFSIEDAYAIQRAWTKLQLGRGRIIKGHKIGLTSKAMQNAVGISEPDYGVLFADMFYADATPIPFDRFHAPRIEVELAFVLKAPLRGPDCTIFDVLNATDYVTPALEILETRMHRVDPETGKTRKVMDTISDNAANAALVLGGRPIRPMDADLRWIGALLFRNGEVEETGLAAGVLNHPANGIAWLANRLAPHDEHLRAGEVVLAGSFTRPVDIRRGDTFHADYGAFGSVSCQFV encoded by the coding sequence ATGCTGGATAGCGCCACGATCGAACGCCTTGCCGCGCGCCTCGACGAGGCCGAGCGCACGAAATCGCTGATCCCGATGTTCACGAAAGAATATCCGGATTTCAGCATCGAAGACGCCTACGCGATCCAGCGCGCCTGGACCAAACTTCAGCTCGGCCGCGGCCGCATCATCAAGGGCCACAAGATCGGCCTGACTTCGAAGGCGATGCAGAACGCGGTCGGCATCTCCGAGCCGGATTACGGCGTGCTGTTCGCCGACATGTTCTATGCCGACGCGACGCCGATTCCGTTCGACCGCTTCCACGCGCCGCGCATCGAGGTCGAGCTCGCCTTCGTGCTGAAGGCGCCGCTGCGCGGTCCCGATTGCACCATCTTCGACGTGCTCAATGCCACCGACTACGTGACGCCGGCGCTCGAGATCCTGGAGACGCGCATGCATCGCGTCGATCCGGAAACCGGCAAGACCCGCAAGGTGATGGACACGATCTCGGATAACGCCGCCAATGCCGCGCTGGTGCTCGGCGGCCGTCCGATCCGCCCGATGGACGCGGATCTGCGCTGGATCGGCGCGCTGCTGTTCCGCAACGGCGAGGTCGAGGAAACCGGCCTTGCAGCCGGCGTGCTCAATCACCCCGCCAACGGCATCGCCTGGCTCGCCAACCGCCTCGCGCCGCATGACGAGCATCTTAGGGCGGGCGAGGTCGTGCTGGCGGGATCGTTCACACGTCCGGTCGACATCCGCCGCGGCGACACGTTCCACGCCGATTACGGCGCGTTCGGGTCGGTGTCGTGCCAGTTTGTCTGA
- a CDS encoding O-acetylhomoserine aminocarboxypropyltransferase, producing MPAPKPPAFETLSLHAGQHPDPATGARAVPIYQTTSYVFQDSDHAAALFNLERAGHIYTRISNPTTGVLEERLAALEGGVGAICTASGMAALHLAIATLLSAGDHIVASSSLYGGTINLLAHTLPRFGITTTFVKPRDLDAFRSAIKPNTKLVIGETIGNPGLEVLDIPKVAQIAHDAKIPLLIDNTFATPYLSRPIELGADIVMHSATKWIGGHGIAIGGAIVDGGRFDWRASGKFAVLTEPYGGYHGIVFDEQFGTAAFIMRARTEGLRDFGACLSPTNAFQLLQGVETLGVRMDRHMQNTHLALEALKSNKAVDWVLHPSLETHTDYQLAKQLLPRGAGSIISFGIKGGRPAGRKFIESLRMISHLANVGDAKTLVIHPASTTHQQMDSEQLKAAGIGEELVRLSVGIETASDIIDDLAQALRISQKV from the coding sequence ATGCCCGCGCCAAAACCGCCTGCCTTCGAGACCCTGAGCCTGCATGCGGGCCAGCATCCGGATCCCGCGACCGGGGCCCGCGCGGTGCCGATCTACCAGACCACGTCCTACGTGTTCCAGGACTCCGATCACGCGGCTGCGCTGTTCAATCTGGAGCGCGCCGGCCACATCTATACGCGCATCTCCAATCCGACCACCGGCGTGCTGGAAGAGCGGCTCGCGGCACTGGAAGGCGGCGTCGGTGCGATCTGCACCGCGAGCGGCATGGCCGCGCTGCATCTGGCGATCGCGACGCTGCTGAGCGCCGGTGACCATATCGTAGCGTCGAGCTCGCTCTATGGCGGTACCATCAACCTCCTGGCGCACACGCTGCCGCGCTTCGGCATCACCACGACGTTTGTGAAACCGCGCGATCTCGACGCGTTCCGCAGCGCCATCAAGCCGAACACGAAGCTCGTGATCGGCGAGACCATCGGCAATCCGGGGCTGGAGGTGCTCGACATTCCCAAGGTCGCGCAGATCGCGCATGACGCGAAGATTCCGCTGCTGATCGACAACACCTTTGCCACGCCCTATCTGAGCCGGCCGATCGAACTCGGCGCCGACATCGTCATGCACTCCGCGACCAAATGGATCGGCGGCCACGGCATCGCGATCGGCGGCGCCATCGTCGACGGCGGCCGCTTCGACTGGCGCGCATCGGGAAAGTTCGCCGTGCTGACCGAGCCCTATGGCGGCTATCACGGCATCGTCTTCGACGAGCAGTTCGGCACGGCCGCCTTCATCATGCGCGCGCGCACCGAGGGACTGCGCGATTTCGGCGCCTGCCTGTCGCCGACCAACGCGTTCCAGCTGCTGCAGGGCGTCGAGACGCTCGGCGTGCGCATGGACCGCCACATGCAGAACACGCATCTCGCGCTGGAAGCACTGAAGTCCAACAAGGCCGTCGACTGGGTGCTGCATCCCTCGCTGGAGACGCACACGGACTATCAGCTCGCAAAGCAGCTCCTGCCGCGCGGCGCCGGCTCGATCATCTCCTTCGGCATCAAGGGCGGGCGACCCGCGGGCCGCAAGTTCATCGAGAGCCTGCGCATGATCAGCCATCTCGCCAATGTCGGGGATGCCAAGACGCTGGTGATCCACCCGGCCTCGACCACGCATCAGCAGATGGATTCCGAACAGCTCAAGGCTGCCGGCATCGGCGAGGAGCTGGTGCGACTGTCGGTCGGCATCGAGACCGCGAGCGACATCATCGACGATCTCGCCCAAGCGCTGCGCATCTCGCAAAAGGTTTAA
- the phnN gene encoding phosphonate metabolism protein/1,5-bisphosphokinase (PRPP-forming) PhnN, which translates to MSEAATMTQDAAGGIGPGRLVLVVGPSGAGKDTLLRLARAASVDDPSVVFPRRVVTRESSADEDNIAVTFDEFRRAREHGDFAVHWEAHGHFYALSTGIDDDIRAGRTVVVNVSRTVISALRQTYANVVVVAVTAPPEVLAARLAARARHSDGNIAERLTRNVDEASAPADVTILNAGTADYHSRQLLRVIRNQGWQE; encoded by the coding sequence ATGAGCGAGGCCGCTACCATGACGCAGGACGCGGCAGGCGGGATCGGACCCGGGCGGCTCGTGCTCGTGGTCGGCCCCAGCGGCGCCGGCAAGGACACGCTGTTGCGTCTGGCGCGGGCGGCGAGCGTCGATGACCCCAGCGTCGTCTTTCCGCGTCGTGTCGTGACGCGCGAATCCTCCGCCGACGAGGACAACATCGCGGTGACATTCGACGAATTCCGTCGTGCGCGCGAGCACGGCGATTTCGCTGTGCATTGGGAGGCGCACGGGCATTTCTACGCCTTGTCGACCGGGATCGACGACGATATCCGCGCCGGGCGCACGGTCGTCGTCAACGTCTCGCGCACGGTGATCTCTGCACTTCGCCAGACCTATGCGAATGTCGTGGTGGTCGCGGTCACTGCGCCGCCGGAGGTGTTGGCGGCGCGGCTTGCCGCGCGCGCGCGGCACAGCGACGGCAACATCGCCGAACGTCTCACCCGCAACGTCGATGAGGCCTCGGCGCCTGCCGATGTCACCATCCTCAACGCCGGCACCGCGGACTATCATAGCCGCCAGCTCCTGCGCGTGATCAGGAATCAAGGCTGGCAGGAATAG
- a CDS encoding fumarylacetoacetate hydrolase family protein, with product MRLVSYLLDGEPRYGAAVEGGVIDLTRRIGRDFSDVRALIAANALADAQEAVAGVKPDYALDDLVLLPPVLAPEKLWCIGVNYAERNAEYQDNSDLPKYPSLFVRSMSSMTGSGQPLEKPKVSDQLDYEGELVIVIGQGGRHIPRDKAWGHIFGMTLCNEGTIRDWLRHGKFNVTQGKNFDRSGSIGPWIVTADELDPRGPHDITTRVNGEVRQQDTTERLMFPFDFIISYLSTFATLKPGDMIVTGTPTGAGARFNPPRWLKVGDVVEVESSRIGVLRNTVAAEQ from the coding sequence ATGCGCCTCGTAAGCTATCTCTTGGATGGAGAGCCGCGCTATGGCGCGGCCGTTGAAGGCGGCGTGATCGATCTGACCAGGCGGATCGGCCGCGACTTCTCCGATGTCCGCGCGCTGATCGCGGCCAATGCGCTCGCCGATGCGCAGGAAGCGGTAGCCGGCGTCAAGCCCGACTACGCGCTGGACGACCTCGTCCTGCTGCCGCCGGTGCTGGCGCCGGAAAAGCTGTGGTGCATCGGCGTCAATTACGCCGAGCGCAACGCCGAATATCAGGACAATTCGGACCTGCCCAAATATCCGAGCCTGTTCGTGCGCAGCATGTCGTCGATGACGGGCTCGGGCCAGCCGCTGGAGAAGCCGAAGGTTTCGGATCAGCTCGACTACGAGGGCGAGCTCGTCATCGTGATCGGGCAGGGCGGCCGTCACATCCCGCGCGACAAGGCCTGGGGCCACATCTTCGGCATGACGCTGTGCAACGAGGGCACGATCCGCGACTGGCTGCGTCACGGCAAGTTCAACGTGACCCAAGGCAAGAATTTCGATCGCTCCGGCAGCATCGGCCCGTGGATCGTCACCGCGGACGAGCTCGACCCGCGCGGGCCGCACGACATCACCACGCGCGTTAACGGCGAGGTGCGGCAGCAGGACACGACCGAGCGGCTGATGTTCCCGTTCGATTTCATCATCTCCTATCTCTCCACCTTCGCAACGCTGAAGCCCGGCGACATGATCGTGACGGGCACGCCGACGGGCGCGGGCGCCCGCTTCAATCCACCGCGGTGGCTGAAAGTCGGCGACGTCGTCGAGGTCGAGTCGAGCCGCATCGGCGTGTTGCGCAACACCGTCGCGGCGGAGCAATAG
- a CDS encoding Bug family tripartite tricarboxylate transporter substrate binding protein, with protein sequence MRLIWIAIAAATAMLAGPASGQQWPARNVKLIVPYPAGGNVDSAARIVADKLQEKLGQPFVIENKAGAGGMIAGEAFAKSAPDGYTLFVGANGPVLFATEINKRDAYNWKKDFLPISTISMTPLVLEVHPSVQATTLKEFIELAKREPGKLTMASPGPGTTNHLLSELMQSNLDVQWVTAHYRGNAPAINDLLGGQVQFAFDQLTVSLQHIKAGLFRALAVTSPHRLKSLPDVPTFTELGYKDFDGQTFTGLFAPAGTPAPIVEKLHETLVAILKDPGVVDKFEKLGGEATPMTPDEFRAYLEREDAKWIPVVRKANITAN encoded by the coding sequence ATGAGATTAATCTGGATTGCCATAGCTGCCGCTACTGCGATGCTGGCCGGGCCAGCGTCGGGCCAGCAATGGCCGGCACGCAACGTCAAGCTGATCGTGCCCTATCCCGCCGGCGGCAATGTCGACAGCGCCGCGCGCATCGTCGCCGACAAGCTGCAGGAAAAGCTCGGCCAGCCCTTCGTCATCGAGAACAAGGCCGGCGCCGGCGGCATGATCGCGGGCGAGGCCTTCGCGAAATCGGCGCCCGACGGCTACACGCTGTTCGTCGGCGCCAACGGCCCGGTGCTGTTCGCGACCGAGATCAACAAGCGCGACGCCTATAACTGGAAGAAGGACTTTCTGCCGATCTCGACGATCTCGATGACGCCGCTGGTGCTCGAGGTCCATCCGTCCGTGCAGGCAACGACGCTGAAGGAGTTCATCGAGCTCGCCAAGCGCGAGCCCGGCAAGCTGACGATGGCCTCGCCCGGCCCCGGCACCACCAACCATCTGCTCAGCGAGCTGATGCAGTCGAACCTCGACGTGCAATGGGTCACCGCGCATTACCGCGGCAATGCGCCGGCCATCAACGATCTGCTCGGCGGCCAGGTGCAGTTCGCGTTCGACCAGCTCACGGTCAGCCTGCAGCACATCAAGGCCGGCTTGTTCCGCGCGCTCGCCGTTACCAGCCCGCACCGCCTGAAGTCGCTGCCCGACGTGCCGACCTTCACCGAGCTCGGCTACAAGGATTTCGACGGCCAGACTTTTACGGGCCTGTTCGCGCCCGCGGGCACGCCGGCGCCGATCGTGGAGAAGCTGCACGAAACGCTTGTCGCGATCCTGAAGGACCCTGGCGTGGTCGACAAATTCGAAAAACTCGGCGGCGAAGCCACGCCGATGACGCCGGATGAATTCAGGGCCTATCTCGAGCGCGAGGACGCCAAGTGGATTCCGGTGGTGCGCAAGGCCAACATCACGGCGAACTGA
- a CDS encoding flavin reductase family protein, translating into MRIDPTELGAERIYRLMTGIVVPRPIAWVTSLSRSGVLNLAPFSAFTFVSQKPPMLAISVGRKGADYKDTAHNILDTEEYVIHIADAPLMSAVHDSSVEHPPEISEVEHLGLETLPCERIKVRRLAAAPVAMECRFRQCLEFGDAKSRLIVGEVMMFHIRDGLVNDGKVETAALDPIARIGGPRYARLGEIVTLKTVFQTPKSKD; encoded by the coding sequence ATGCGGATCGATCCCACCGAGCTCGGCGCCGAGCGCATCTACCGTCTGATGACCGGCATCGTGGTGCCGCGTCCCATCGCGTGGGTCACCAGCCTGTCGCGATCCGGCGTGCTCAACCTCGCCCCGTTCAGCGCCTTCACCTTCGTCTCGCAGAAGCCGCCGATGCTCGCCATCAGCGTCGGCCGCAAGGGCGCCGACTACAAGGACACCGCGCACAACATCCTCGATACCGAGGAATACGTCATCCACATCGCCGATGCGCCGCTGATGTCAGCGGTGCACGATTCATCGGTCGAGCATCCGCCTGAGATCAGCGAGGTCGAACATCTCGGACTCGAAACGCTGCCCTGCGAGCGCATCAAGGTGCGTCGGCTGGCGGCGGCGCCCGTCGCGATGGAATGCCGCTTTCGGCAATGCCTCGAATTCGGCGACGCCAAGAGCCGGCTCATCGTCGGCGAGGTCATGATGTTCCATATCCGCGACGGCCTCGTGAACGACGGCAAGGTTGAGACCGCCGCGCTCGACCCGATCGCCCGCATCGGCGGTCCTCGTTACGCCCGGCTCGGCGAGATCGTGACGCTCAAGACCGTGTTCCAGACGCCGAAATCGAAAGACTGA
- a CDS encoding pyridoxamine 5'-phosphate oxidase family protein, which translates to MSVIETVEQLEAIYGVINDASTVKVADHVTPLYRVFIEKAPFAALATIGPEGIDCSPRGDLPGFVRIHDPKTLMLPDRRGNNRVDSLRNIVRDPRVSLMFLIPGSGNATRVNGRAHLSIDPELLASFKVEGKAPRSVMVMKVDEIYFQCARAIVRSDLWNPDKRVDPKTLPTPGQILAEMSENKVGGAEYDRAWPERAAATMW; encoded by the coding sequence ATGTCGGTGATCGAAACGGTCGAACAGCTGGAGGCCATCTACGGCGTCATCAACGACGCCTCGACCGTGAAAGTCGCCGACCACGTCACGCCGCTCTATCGGGTCTTCATCGAGAAGGCGCCGTTTGCGGCGCTCGCCACCATTGGGCCGGAAGGGATCGACTGCTCGCCGCGTGGCGATCTGCCCGGATTCGTCCGCATCCACGATCCCAAGACGCTGATGCTGCCGGATCGCCGCGGCAACAACCGCGTCGATTCCTTGCGCAATATCGTGCGTGATCCCAGGGTGTCGCTGATGTTCCTGATCCCCGGCTCCGGCAACGCGACCCGCGTCAACGGCCGCGCCCATCTCTCTATCGATCCCGAACTGCTGGCCTCGTTCAAGGTCGAGGGCAAGGCGCCGCGCAGCGTCATGGTGATGAAGGTCGACGAGATCTACTTCCAGTGCGCCCGCGCCATCGTGCGCTCCGACCTCTGGAATCCCGACAAGCGGGTCGACCCGAAGACGCTGCCGACGCCCGGCCAGATCCTCGCTGAGATGAGCGAGAATAAGGTCGGTGGCGCGGAGTATGATCGCGCCTGGCCCGAGCGCGCTGCCGCGACGATGTGGTGA
- a CDS encoding alpha/beta fold hydrolase: MKLSVNGTEVFVATGGRDFDKSLPAVAFIHGAGFDHSTWALHTRWFAHHGFAVLAPDMPGHGRSAGPSLGSIAEMADWTAALLDAAGSSKAHLIGHSMGSLISLETAARHPDKVSALSLIGTAATMTVGPDLLKAAEANSQDANDMVSIWGLGFNAELGGSLAPGLWMHGGAQAVLKACEPGVLFRDLSACNAYANALQAAASLKVPTTLILGERDMMTPAKAGKALAAAIPHAKTVVVPGAGHMIMAERPDELLAALRN; the protein is encoded by the coding sequence ATGAAGCTCTCCGTCAACGGAACCGAGGTGTTTGTCGCAACCGGCGGCCGCGACTTCGACAAATCCCTGCCCGCGGTCGCCTTCATCCATGGCGCCGGCTTCGACCATTCGACCTGGGCGCTGCATACACGCTGGTTCGCTCATCACGGCTTTGCCGTGCTCGCGCCTGATATGCCCGGTCACGGCCGTTCGGCCGGGCCATCGCTTGGCAGCATCGCCGAGATGGCCGACTGGACGGCGGCGCTGCTCGACGCGGCCGGTAGCTCGAAGGCGCATCTGATCGGCCATTCCATGGGATCGCTGATCTCGCTGGAGACCGCCGCGCGGCATCCCGACAAGGTGTCCGCGCTGAGCCTGATCGGCACCGCCGCGACCATGACGGTCGGCCCGGATCTCCTGAAGGCAGCCGAGGCCAACTCGCAGGACGCAAACGATATGGTGTCGATCTGGGGCCTTGGCTTCAACGCGGAGCTCGGCGGCAGTCTCGCGCCGGGCCTGTGGATGCATGGCGGCGCGCAGGCGGTGCTGAAGGCTTGCGAACCCGGCGTGCTGTTCAGGGATTTGTCGGCCTGCAATGCCTACGCGAATGCGCTTCAAGCCGCCGCGAGCCTCAAGGTGCCGACAACGCTGATCCTCGGCGAGCGGGACATGATGACACCGGCGAAGGCCGGCAAAGCTCTCGCTGCGGCAATCCCGCATGCGAAGACCGTCGTGGTGCCGGGCGCCGGTCACATGATCATGGCCGAGCGGCCTGATGAACTGCTGGCGGCCTTACGGAACTGA
- a CDS encoding RidA family protein: protein MTGQTRRKSIHIGGFKHVNPIPNACRIGNLVMSGVILGRDPSTNAMPESLDAQCANMFAHMKATVEAAGGSTDDIIKMTVWLKDRTQRGPVNVEWLKMFPDEHSRPARHALPMDNMDGGALVQCDFTAVID from the coding sequence ATGACGGGTCAAACACGGCGCAAGAGCATCCATATCGGCGGCTTCAAGCACGTCAATCCGATTCCGAACGCCTGCCGCATCGGCAATCTCGTGATGTCGGGTGTCATCCTCGGCCGCGATCCCTCGACCAATGCGATGCCGGAGAGTCTCGACGCCCAATGCGCCAACATGTTCGCGCACATGAAGGCGACGGTGGAGGCCGCCGGCGGCAGCACGGACGACATCATCAAGATGACGGTGTGGCTGAAGGACCGCACGCAGCGCGGGCCCGTCAATGTCGAGTGGCTGAAGATGTTTCCGGACGAGCATTCGCGCCCGGCGCGCCACGCGCTGCCGATGGACAACATGGACGGCGGCGCGCTGGTGCAGTGCGACTTCACCGCCGTGATCGACTGA
- a CDS encoding LLM class flavin-dependent oxidoreductase: MIPFSVLDLAPICQGGDAAQAFRNSLDLAQHAEGWGYKRFWLAEHHNMTGIASAATSVVIGHIAGGTRTIRVGSGGIMLPNHSPLVIAEQFGTLESLYPGRIDLGLGRAPGTDQFTARALRRDLATTSENFPHDVLELQALLGDIKPNQAIRAVPGMGTKVPLWILGSSTFGAQLAAMLGLPFAFASHFAPQMMMPALREYRARFEPSVQLDKPYAMIGVNVFAADSEAEAQRMFSSLQQQFINLRRGTPGPLPPPVDDMDALWSPAEKAMVGQSLSCSAVGSPEMVEEKLKALIAETGADELMTTGQIYDHSARLRSFEIAPEVRERVAKQPVG, translated from the coding sequence ATGATCCCCTTCTCCGTGCTCGACCTCGCGCCGATCTGCCAAGGCGGCGACGCCGCGCAAGCGTTTCGCAATTCGCTCGATCTGGCGCAGCATGCGGAAGGCTGGGGGTACAAGCGGTTTTGGCTGGCCGAGCATCACAACATGACGGGGATCGCCAGCGCTGCGACGTCGGTGGTGATCGGGCACATCGCGGGCGGGACCAGGACGATCCGCGTCGGCTCGGGTGGGATCATGCTGCCGAACCATTCGCCGCTGGTCATCGCCGAACAGTTCGGCACGCTGGAATCGCTCTATCCCGGGCGAATCGATCTCGGGCTCGGGCGGGCGCCGGGCACCGATCAGTTCACAGCAAGGGCGCTGCGGCGCGACCTCGCGACCACGTCCGAGAATTTTCCGCATGACGTGCTGGAGTTGCAGGCGCTGCTCGGCGATATCAAGCCGAACCAGGCGATCCGCGCCGTGCCCGGCATGGGGACGAAGGTGCCGCTCTGGATCCTGGGGTCGAGCACCTTTGGCGCGCAGCTGGCGGCGATGCTCGGGCTGCCGTTCGCGTTCGCCTCGCATTTCGCGCCGCAGATGATGATGCCGGCGCTGCGCGAATATCGCGCGCGCTTCGAGCCGTCAGTGCAGCTCGACAAGCCCTATGCGATGATCGGCGTCAACGTGTTTGCCGCCGATAGCGAGGCAGAGGCGCAGCGGATGTTCTCCTCGCTGCAGCAGCAGTTCATCAATCTACGCCGCGGCACGCCAGGCCCGCTGCCGCCGCCGGTGGACGACATGGACGCGCTATGGTCGCCGGCGGAAAAGGCCATGGTCGGCCAGTCGCTGTCGTGCTCTGCGGTCGGCTCGCCCGAAATGGTGGAAGAGAAGCTGAAGGCGCTGATTGCCGAGACCGGTGCGGACGAGCTGATGACCACCGGGCAAATCTACGACCATTCCGCGCGGCTGCGCTCGTTCGAAATCGCGCCGGAGGTGCGGGAGAGGGTGGCGAAGCAGCCGGTGGGGTGA
- a CDS encoding amidohydrolase family protein — translation MPTYLPFDPNPRRPIKAPPPKTVDSQFHVLGPIDKYPERPGAAYRMPSATWEAALRMHKQLGIERGIIVQTTTYGADHAVVLDGLAAMGPNYRGCANALVFAEASDSYLSKLHEAGVRGARFSFRQELGAVLSDADFARAIARIRELGWYVKIQPEKDGIMSSVAKYENLDVPVLIDHMARPDPEAGKDDPNLRKMLELFAKGNFWVMLSLGEKTSKAGAPYDDVIPIARAYIEAAVDRCVWASDWPHPVSVKQPPNDADLLELMYRYAPDQTELEKILVHNPAKLFGFAD, via the coding sequence ATGCCGACCTATCTGCCGTTCGATCCCAATCCGCGCCGTCCGATCAAGGCGCCGCCGCCGAAGACCGTCGACAGCCAGTTTCACGTGCTGGGTCCGATCGACAAATATCCGGAGCGTCCCGGCGCGGCCTATCGGATGCCGAGTGCAACCTGGGAAGCTGCGTTGCGCATGCACAAGCAGCTCGGCATCGAGCGCGGCATCATCGTGCAGACCACGACCTACGGCGCCGACCATGCCGTCGTGCTCGACGGCTTAGCTGCGATGGGCCCGAACTATCGCGGCTGCGCCAACGCGCTGGTGTTCGCGGAAGCGAGCGACTCCTATCTCTCCAAGCTGCATGAGGCCGGAGTGCGCGGCGCGCGCTTCAGCTTCCGCCAGGAGCTCGGCGCCGTGCTGTCCGACGCCGATTTCGCCCGCGCCATCGCCCGCATCCGCGAGCTCGGCTGGTACGTCAAGATCCAGCCCGAGAAGGACGGCATCATGTCGAGTGTTGCGAAATACGAAAATCTCGACGTGCCCGTGCTGATCGACCACATGGCGCGGCCCGACCCCGAGGCCGGCAAGGACGATCCGAATTTACGCAAGATGCTGGAGCTGTTCGCCAAGGGCAATTTCTGGGTGATGCTGTCGCTCGGCGAGAAGACCTCGAAGGCCGGCGCGCCCTACGACGACGTCATCCCGATCGCGCGCGCCTATATCGAGGCGGCCGTCGACCGCTGCGTCTGGGCCAGCGACTGGCCGCATCCGGTGTCGGTGAAGCAGCCGCCGAACGATGCCGACCTGTTGGAGCTGATGTACCGCTACGCGCCGGACCAGACGGAGCTGGAGAAGATTCTGGTGCACAATCCGGCCAAGCTGTTCGGGTTTGCGGATTAG